CTGCTGCTGATCGTCAACACGGTGCGGGTCTCGGCGTTCAGCCGTCGGCGGGAGACCGGGATCATGCGGCTGGTGGGCGCGTCCGGCTTCTACATCCAGGCGCCGTTCATCATGGAGGCCGCCGTCGCCGGTGCGATCGGCGGTGCGCTCGCCTGTGTCTTCCTGGTCGTCGGCCGGTACTTCACCATCGACCACGGCATGGCCCTGTCCACCAAGCTCAACCTGATCAACTTCGTGGGCTGGGACGCCGTACTGACGAAGCTGCCGCTGATCCTCGCCGCGAGTGTGCTGATGCCCGCGTTGGCCGCGTTCTTCGCGCTGCGCAAGTACCTGAAGGTGTGACGCATGCCAAGAGGGCCGTACGGTCAACCGGCCGTGCGGCCCTCTTGCGTTGTCCTAGACTCACCGGCATGTCAGGCCGTGACCTGTTCTGTCAGCCCCGCCGCATTCGCCGCGGGGCCGCCCTGACATTGGTGTTCGCGAGCGTCCTGGTGGCCGGCGCGGCCACCGGTTCGCTCCCCGACGCCGGCCCGGCCGACCGCAAGTCCTCGTCGGACACGGCCCGTTCGGCCGCTCCCGCGGGCCATCACGAGGACGTGGCCGAGGCGGCCGCGGAGGCCATGGCCGCGGGCAAGTCCCCCATGGAGGCCGCCGAGCGTGCCGTCAGCCGCAGCGGGGACCGCTGGGGGGCCGTCTACTCCCGGGGCGAGTACGAGGAGTTCGAGGAGGCCCTGGACGGCCAGTACACCGGCGTCGGGCTGTGGGCCCGGCGCGAGCAGGACGGCCGTATCGAAGTGACCAGGGTGAGCTCGGACTCGCCCGCGGCCGCCGCCGGGATCCGCCGCGGCGATCTGCTGCGCAGTGTCGACGGGGCGTCCGCCGACGGGCGGCCCGTCACCGAGGTCGTCTCCTTACTGCGCGGCGACGCCAAGGGCGCGGCCGCCGGGACGACGGTCCGGCTGGGCCTTCAGCGCGGCACACACGCGTGGAGCGAGACACTGCGGCGCGCTCGACTGTCCACGGACTCGGTCAGCGTGCGGGAGCTCGCCGGCTCGATCACCGTCATCAAGATCGACTCGTTCACCAAGGGCGTCGGGGACCAGGTCCGGGACGCCGTGCGCCAGGCTCCGGCCGGGGGCGGGATCGTGCTCGACCTGCGCGGGAACTCCGGCGGCCTGGTCACCGAGGCCGTCACCACGGCGTCCGTCTTCCTCGACGGCGGTCTGGTCGCCACCTATGACGTGGACGGGTCGCAGCAGGCGCTGCACGCCGCGGCCGGCGGGGACACCGACAGGGCCCTGGTGGTGCTGGTGGACGGCGGGACGATGAGTGCGGCGGAGCTGCTGACCGGGGCGCTCCAGGACCGTGGACGGGCCGTGGTGGTCGGGTCCCGGACGTTCGGCAAGGGGTCGGTGCAGATGCCCAGCCGGCTGCCGGACGGGTCCGTGGCGGAGCTGACCGTGGGGCACTACCGGACGCCGTCGGGGCGCGGGGTCGACGGGCGGGGGATCACGCCGGACCTCGAGGCCGACGAGGGGGCCCTCCAGCAGGCCGAGACGGTCCTCGGGGGACTGGGCGACAGCGACTGAGCACGGCTTACGGCTGCCGGCCGGTGGGCCCCTGGCGGGTGTCGTCGGCGCTCGATTAAGGGCTGGCCCCGGACCCCCTCCCTAGTGCGAAAATGGGCAGCACTATGAGCAAGGGAATGTACGTACCGAAGGAGTCCCAGCCCAAGCAGGGCGGGGCGGCCGCGAAGGCCAGGGACGGCGAGAAGGGCGGCAAGCGCAAGATCGTCGCCCAGAACAAGAAGGCCCGGCACGACTACGCGATCATCGACACCTATGAGGCGGGCCTCGTGCTCATGGGGACCGAGGTCAAGTCGCTGCGCGAGGGCCGGACCTCGCTGACCGACGGCTTCGTCCAGATCGACGGGGGCGAGGCGTGGCTGCACAACGCCCACATCCCGGAGTATCACCAGGGCAGCTGGACCAACCACTCCGCGCGCCGCAAGCGCAAGCTGCTGCTGCACCGCGAGGAGATCGACAAACTGGAGTCGAAGGCGCAGGAGACGGGTCACACCATCGTGCCCCTCGCCCTCTACTTCAAGGACGGCCGCGCGAAGGCCGAGATCGCTCTCGCGCGAGGAAAGAAGGAGTACGACAAGCGCCAGACGCTGCGCGAGAAGCAGGACCGGCGGGAGTCGGACCGCGCGATCGCGGCCGCGAAGCGCAGGCAGCGGGGCCAGTAGGCGGGGCCGCCGGAATACGGTGGCATCGGTGTGCGTTGGTCACGTACGATGGTGTCAACACCGGCCGCGGTCGGTGGGCTGATTGACAACACAACATGGGGATGATCGGTTTCGACAGCGGCTGTTGAAGCAGGGGAAGCGTGTCGAGGAAGCGGCAATGATCTCGTAAACCATATGTCGCAAAAAATAATCGCCAATACCAAGAGCGATTCCCGCGCCTACTCCCTCGCTGC
Above is a window of Streptomyces griseorubiginosus DNA encoding:
- the smpB gene encoding SsrA-binding protein SmpB; amino-acid sequence: MYVPKESQPKQGGAAAKARDGEKGGKRKIVAQNKKARHDYAIIDTYEAGLVLMGTEVKSLREGRTSLTDGFVQIDGGEAWLHNAHIPEYHQGSWTNHSARRKRKLLLHREEIDKLESKAQETGHTIVPLALYFKDGRAKAEIALARGKKEYDKRQTLREKQDRRESDRAIAAAKRRQRGQ
- a CDS encoding S41 family peptidase — its product is MSGRDLFCQPRRIRRGAALTLVFASVLVAGAATGSLPDAGPADRKSSSDTARSAAPAGHHEDVAEAAAEAMAAGKSPMEAAERAVSRSGDRWGAVYSRGEYEEFEEALDGQYTGVGLWARREQDGRIEVTRVSSDSPAAAAGIRRGDLLRSVDGASADGRPVTEVVSLLRGDAKGAAAGTTVRLGLQRGTHAWSETLRRARLSTDSVSVRELAGSITVIKIDSFTKGVGDQVRDAVRQAPAGGGIVLDLRGNSGGLVTEAVTTASVFLDGGLVATYDVDGSQQALHAAAGGDTDRALVVLVDGGTMSAAELLTGALQDRGRAVVVGSRTFGKGSVQMPSRLPDGSVAELTVGHYRTPSGRGVDGRGITPDLEADEGALQQAETVLGGLGDSD